A window of Parcubacteria group bacterium ADurb.Bin159 genomic DNA:
TGGCTGGCCTAGCGGAATTTCTTTTTATCATTTGTATGTCCTCGTTAAAACTATCCGATTGATAGCAGAATTTAGTTTTTTCTACATTAGGGAGGCTAATTTTGATGTCGTCCAGATATGGAATTCTCATCGATGGCACGCCGAGAAAAAAATTAGTAGAAGCTTTCATGACAAGATAAAAAGGGAAAGCGGTCAAGAACACAAGACATAAAGAAAAAAATAAGTGCTTAATTTTTTTCTTTAGCGGGAGATTTTTTAGCTTAAGAAAAACGTAAAGCGGAATAAACGCCAGAAAAGTAAGATGCGGTTGTTTTAGGGCGATTGTTATTCCTACCAGAAAGGAAAAAAAATAAAAAGATTGTATGCTTTTTTTTCGAGTAAATAAATAAAACATTACTAAAATCAATAAGTAAGTAATTGCTTCAATTTTATATCTGGCGATTAAGCGGAAAAATCCGCTTGAAAAGTAAAATAAAGCAAAAACAGGGATTAAAAATTTATATAAACTTTTTTCTTTAGCGCTAAAAATATGGGCGAGGATAAGCACGGAAAAAATACTGATGAAAAAAATTATAATTTGATAGTATTCTTCCCCTAAAAACATCGCAAAGATAGCATTCTGGATAAAGAAAAGCTGTGAGTATTGAACGGGTCTATCATTCATTGTCTCTACTGAAACCGCGATTTTTTCGTTTCTGATGATTTGCTTTGAAATTTGATTATAGAAAGAAGAGTCAGAAGATAAATACCATTTATTTGAAAAGAAGTAACTAGCTATCAGCAAAAATAAAACGCTGGCAAAAGAAAAATAGCCTCCCAAGTTGGAATGCCTTTTATTTATTATTTTTTTAAAAATTCTCATATAATTCTAGATATATCACTATTTCTTAATCTTATCAGTCAACTTTTAAAAAAAATTAAATTTATTTATTAATTTTTTTCTATTTCTTTTTTAGAGTAAACAAAAATTGATAGGTAAGTTTTACTGGCAAAATTTTTATTCCGATCGTAAAAATTGTATTTTTAATTAATTTATTAGTTAATGGCCCCACGTCTTTCTTAATATCCAAGATTTCGAACCCTTCTTTTTCAAAAACATCCGACCACTCCTCGAGGGATAATATTTTTTCTTGGGGTTGTTCTGTACCTTTTTCCTTAGTAAACATCCATAACAAAAATTTTGAATTAGGTACAAGAAAATAAAATCTTGTTTTTCTGTTACTTACCCTAGATATTTCCTTCAATCCTTTTCTAATATCACTAAAATGTTCTAAAGTTCCTATACAAAAAACGTAATCAAAAAAATTATTTTTATACGGAATTTTTTCTGCTGAAGCAACCTTAATTTTAGCCCTCTTTTCTCCTAACCTTTTTCTAGCTAAATTAACAGCAACTTCCGAGATATCAACCCCATAAGAAGAAATCCCACTTAGCTCACCGAAATATAAAAGCATTCCTGTGCCACAGCCAACATCCAACAATCTACCTTTTTTTTGGGGTATTAAAGATATTAATTTTTTATAAAATTTCTGCGGGCGTTCTATTTTATTAGTAGAGTACCTTTTATTGTAATATTTTTTTATTTCTACAGATTTCATCTTTTAGTTAATAAAGTTTTTCTAAAGACAAGAGTTCCTGGATATATCTCTCAACTATTTTTTCCCAAGAAAAGTTTTCCCAAACGTTTTTGGTAATTGTTTCTTTTTTAATCCTTTGGCCGTTAATTTTATCAACAAAGTCTTTGCTATTTCCAGTTTCTGCCAGCCAGCCGGTTTTGCCGTTTATAATCGCATCCCTTATCCCTTCGGTGTTGGAGGCAATTGTTTCCAACCCCGCGCTGCCGGCCTCAATGGCCACAATACCAAAGCCCTCCATATCGCCCTTGATGTTAATATTTGGCATAATAAACAAATCGCTGGAATTATACAAGTCTTTTTTGAGCTCGTCCGATATTCTGCCTAAAAGAAAAACTCTTTTTTCCAAGCTAAGTTTGGTAATAGTTTGGGCGATATTCTCTTTTTCCTCGCCGTCACCGGCAATTAAATAAATTGTATCTTTGGGCAATTTTGGCATTACATTGGCAATAAACCATTGGTGGCCTTTTCTTTTAACCAGCCGACCCACCGTTAAAAGAATTTTTTTATCTTTTAAATTTAGGGAAAGCTGTTTTGACAAGAAGGCGCGGGTATTTTCCCTAACCTTATTTTGATTTTCAACCCTGAATTCTTCGGGATTAACGCCGCAAGGAATCACCACGCATTTCTCGTGGGCAATGTTTCTTTTAAGGCATTCTTCTCGTGTTGCCTCGCTAATACAAATTATTTTATCTACTTTTCTAACGAAGTAGGGAATAACTGCTTGATATAGTCTATTTGGAAAAGTTATATCTAAACCGTAAACATTAATTGAGGTTTTAACCCCGGTAAGTTTTTTAAGGCAAATCCCCAGCGGAGCAAGAAAACTATCGCCAATATGCAGGTGTTCTATCCGGTTTTTTTTGATTAAAAAAAGGGATTTGAAAAAAGAGGAAAAGAGGAAAAAGGGTAAATTTTTTTTACCCTTGGTATTAGCAATTACGTAGGTTTCTTTATTAATTTTCTGGAAACCGCTAATCAGATTAAAGTTAAAAATCTCCATCCCACCGACTGTGGGCGGATAGGATCTGGTTAAAAAAAGTATTTTCATTTTTCTAATTCTTTTTTCTTCATCTGATAAAGCATCTCTTCCTGATTTTTTCTCATTCTTTTAAACATATCGGCCACTAAGGCAAGGAAAATTAAAAGGAAGCCAAAAAGAATTAAAACAATGCCGGTGAAAAGATACATTCTAACGGGGGTGGTTTTTTTGAGTATTAACCAGTAAATTAGCGAGCCAAGGGCCAGAATAAAGCCGGGCAGGCAAATGGCCATGCCGGGAATGCCGAAAAAGAGCAAGGGACGGTAGTCCCGGAAAGTGCGCAGAATAATCTCCAAAGCCCGAAAGCCATA
This region includes:
- the pimB_2 gene encoding GDP-mannose-dependent alpha-(1-6)-phosphatidylinositol monomannoside mannosyltransferase; this translates as MKILFLTRSYPPTVGGMEIFNFNLISGFQKINKETYVIANTKGKKNLPFFLFSSFFKSLFLIKKNRIEHLHIGDSFLAPLGICLKKLTGVKTSINVYGLDITFPNRLYQAVIPYFVRKVDKIICISEATREECLKRNIAHEKCVVIPCGVNPEEFRVENQNKVRENTRAFLSKQLSLNLKDKKILLTVGRLVKRKGHQWFIANVMPKLPKDTIYLIAGDGEEKENIAQTITKLSLEKRVFLLGRISDELKKDLYNSSDLFIMPNINIKGDMEGFGIVAIEAGSAGLETIASNTEGIRDAIINGKTGWLAETGNSKDFVDKINGQRIKKETITKNVWENFSWEKIVERYIQELLSLEKLY
- the ycgJ gene encoding putative methyltransferase YcgJ, whose protein sequence is MKSVEIKKYYNKRYSTNKIERPQKFYKKLISLIPQKKGRLLDVGCGTGMLLYFGELSGISSYGVDISEVAVNLARKRLGEKRAKIKVASAEKIPYKNNFFDYVFCIGTLEHFSDIRKGLKEISRVSNRKTRFYFLVPNSKFLLWMFTKEKGTEQPQEKILSLEEWSDVFEKEGFEILDIKKDVGPLTNKLIKNTIFTIGIKILPVKLTYQFLFTLKKK